In Primulina eburnea isolate SZY01 chromosome 3, ASM2296580v1, whole genome shotgun sequence, one DNA window encodes the following:
- the LOC140826725 gene encoding protein PSK SIMULATOR 1-like: MGFKNRGWLQDISSLIGGGGGDNAAPQLRKRSSRLGILCFETAKIMSRLVSLYRSLSDEEIYRLRKDIMKSEGVTFLNSRDEGFLMSLACAEMVEDLDRAASAVSRLGKRCNNFGLNRFDLVYTDLKWGIIDVGKLEYGSRVNEKKLHKLERLISATSCLHAALDGLMQMEVSERKMKQWKSRQMQLQKANFDLFNEKLENQRKMVSHFREASLWCETFDKSVSIMARIVCIVFVRISVVFGPYVPHLPSFSIKDQFLSHSGPIAKPSKPTLLRFHSQRSTLFLKENDDGFISEEMFSRNNNAFHSAGPLTLGGSGLASRYANVILLAEKYLNSKEPVDHIDRESLYQMLPENLKAIVRTKLSKKMKSAEDDTLLAEGWRDAMTEMLRWLSPMAHYTVKWEMERSFEKMRFDPKPGVLLLQTLHFSDKVKTEAAIAELLVGLSCIYRYENGV; this comes from the coding sequence ATGGGATTCAAGAACAGGGGTTGGCTCCAAGATATCTCCTCTCTGATTGGCGGTGGCGGCGGGGACAATGCCGCCCCCCAGCTCAGGAAGAGATCCTCCCGTTTGGGTATACTCTGCTTTGAAACAGCGAAAATCATGTCAAGATTGGTGTCCCTTTACAGATCCCTCTCCGACGAAGAGATTTATAGGCTGAGAAAGGATATCATGAAATCCGAAGGGGTTACTTTCTTGAATTCCAGGGATGAAGGGTTTCTCATGAGCCTGGCGTGCGCGGAGATGGTGGAGGATCTTGATCGTGCTGCCTCGGCTGTGTCCCGGCTTGGAAAGAGGTGTAACAATTTCGGGCTTAATCGGTTTGATCTGGTTTACACGGATTTGAAATGGGGGATAATTGATGTGGGGAAACTGGAATATGGATCGAGGGTGAATGAGAAGAAGTTGCATAAATTGGAGAGATTAATCTCGGCCACGTCATGTTTGCACGCGGCATTGGATGGTTTGATGCAGATGGAGGTCTCTGAGAGGAAGATGAAGCAATGGAAAAGCAGGCAGATGCAGTTGCAGAAGGCGAATTTTGATCTTTTCAATGAGAAACTCGAGAATCAGCGGAAGATGGTTAGCCATTTCAGAGAGGCCTCGCTGTGGTGCGAGACGTTTGATAAAAGTGTAAGCATAATGGCAAGAATTGTATGCATAGTGTTTGTGAGAATATCTGTCGTTTTCGGGCCGTATGTTCCTCATCTTCCCTCGTTTTCAATCAAAGATCAGTTTCTTTCTCATTCGGGTCCGATCGCAAAGCCCTCAAAGCCGACTCTTTTACGGTTTCACAGCCAAAGATCGACCCTTTTCTTGAAAGAAAACGATGATGGCTTTATATCTGAAGAAATGTTTTCAAGAAACAACAATGCATTCCATTCTGCAGGGCCTCTCACTCTGGGCGGTTCAGGACTCGCATCGCGATACGCAAATGTGATTCTTTTGGCAGAAAAATACTTGAATTCAAAAGAACCGGTGGACCACATCGATCGCGAGTCCTTATACCAAATGCTGCCTGAAAATCTGAAAGCTATTGTAAGAACAAAGCTAAGCAAGAAAATGAAATCGGCGGAGGACGACACATTGCTGGCCGAGGGGTGGAGGGATGCCATGACAGAGATGTTAAGGTGGCTCTCACCCATGGCTCACTATACTGTGAAGTGGGAAATGGAAAGAAGTTTCGAGAAGATGAGATTCGATCCGAAGCCCGGCGTGCTTTTGTTGCAGACATTACATTTTTCGGATAAGGTGAAGACGGAAGCTGCCATTGCAGAGCTCTTGGTTGGGTTGAGTTGCATATATAGGTATGAAAATGGGGTATGA